The Sediminispirochaeta smaragdinae DSM 11293 genome has a segment encoding these proteins:
- a CDS encoding aminopeptidase, with translation MKDFRLEKLASLLVNYSTKVKPGDFVFIMGQEVAIPWIKAVTREVLRVGGHPESLITSDEIEEEILKISTIEQLRENNFLMEQMMGKADVFLFGWGNSNVKGFSNIDPMRIQERQKGNKAWRKLYSGRTGTGDLRWCGTQFPTIADAQEAAMSLSEYEDFVYAAGLLDSEDPSARWEKINEEQNRWVRYLEGKKELYFRTTDTDLKVRVDGRRWISCAGTENFPDGEIFSTPLINGVDGHVRFTFPAIYKQRSVEDVRLEIKEGKIVKAHAAKGEDFLHSALDTDEGSRYFGEIAIGTNYGIKQFTSNTLFDEKIGGTFHMAAGDAPKETGGENESVIHWDMICDMRQGGEITADGECFYKDGAFITEVLKE, from the coding sequence ATGAAGGATTTCAGACTCGAAAAGCTCGCCTCGCTTCTCGTTAACTATTCCACAAAGGTAAAGCCTGGCGATTTTGTGTTCATTATGGGCCAGGAGGTGGCCATACCATGGATAAAAGCGGTAACACGGGAAGTCCTTCGTGTAGGAGGGCATCCGGAAAGCCTCATCACTAGCGATGAAATCGAAGAAGAAATTCTGAAAATCTCCACCATTGAACAACTTCGTGAGAATAATTTTCTTATGGAACAGATGATGGGAAAAGCCGATGTCTTCCTTTTCGGATGGGGAAATTCCAACGTTAAAGGATTCTCCAACATCGATCCGATGCGAATTCAGGAGCGACAGAAAGGCAACAAGGCATGGAGAAAGCTTTACAGCGGCCGAACCGGCACGGGTGATTTGCGATGGTGCGGCACTCAATTCCCAACCATTGCAGATGCCCAGGAAGCGGCAATGAGCCTGAGCGAATACGAAGATTTTGTCTATGCCGCCGGTTTATTGGACAGCGAGGATCCAAGTGCCCGGTGGGAAAAGATCAACGAAGAGCAGAACCGTTGGGTTCGCTATTTGGAGGGAAAAAAGGAACTTTATTTTCGGACTACCGATACAGACCTAAAGGTACGGGTAGACGGACGCCGTTGGATCAGTTGCGCAGGAACAGAAAATTTTCCTGATGGTGAGATTTTCTCGACCCCGCTTATCAACGGGGTCGATGGTCATGTACGGTTCACCTTTCCTGCAATATATAAACAGCGTTCGGTCGAAGATGTTCGTCTTGAAATCAAAGAGGGAAAGATAGTAAAAGCACATGCCGCAAAGGGAGAAGATTTTCTCCATTCCGCCCTCGATACCGATGAGGGAAGCCGCTATTTTGGAGAAATCGCCATCGGAACCAATTACGGCATCAAGCAGTTTACCAGCAACACCCTTTTCGATGAAAAAATAGGCGGAACATTTCATATGGCTGCAGGAGATGCTCCCAAAGAGACAGGCGGAGAGAATGAGTCGGTCATCCACTGGGATATGATCTGTGACATGCGCCAGGGCGGGGAAATTACTGCGGACGGAGAGTGCTTTTATAAAGATGGGGCCTTTATTACCGAGGTTTTGAAGGAATGA
- a CDS encoding histidine kinase N-terminal 7TM domain-containing diguanylate cyclase, with protein MRIGIISILLFLSSTILLSLTVPAWSHRDRALGKSFIALCLSIAIYNLGYGMELASTNLTTLIVWSKFQYLGIPFIPTFFFLFAANYTGIRDRIPLPLVFYLVGFPCITMVLHLTQEHHNLMYINPTIHRVWNLSFLAFDKGLWYKISRWHVAIIISAGAILFLRFFLRSVAVFRRQSVLILIGALFPWAGWLVYMLDILPSGFDPTPFALFLASLFLATALLRYRLFDVSPIAKEQVFESIDTGVLVLDSEKRLVDYNHAAYLVFPALKKEMKGVHGEDLFKNITSGNRLFEESDSGDVSVDIQIASDDSLRHYWARRSSIRTPKGRVLGSLILLDDITNRVRLLEKMETLASKDPLTGISNRRHLSSFGEKEVMRAFHYGTNLALIMFDLDLFKKVNDTYGHDVGDQLLIHIVEIARGLVREADLLGRYGGEEFVILLPQTSLSDAQLIAERIRSSIEISPLALESGTSIPMTASFGVTSSLGSSDFSFESLCKKADEALYRAKAEGRNQVVTFLETDNE; from the coding sequence ATGCGGATCGGGATCATATCGATTCTGTTGTTTTTGTCCAGTACGATACTTTTGTCTCTTACCGTGCCTGCCTGGAGCCACAGGGATCGGGCGCTCGGTAAATCATTTATTGCTCTGTGCTTATCGATTGCAATATACAATTTGGGTTATGGAATGGAGCTCGCTTCCACGAACCTTACAACGCTTATTGTGTGGTCGAAGTTCCAATATCTGGGTATCCCCTTCATTCCCACCTTTTTCTTTTTATTTGCGGCGAACTATACGGGGATCCGTGACCGAATACCCCTTCCTCTGGTTTTCTATCTTGTAGGATTTCCTTGCATTACCATGGTCCTGCACCTGACACAGGAACATCACAATCTTATGTATATCAATCCAACGATCCACAGGGTATGGAATTTATCGTTTCTTGCCTTTGATAAAGGGCTTTGGTATAAGATTTCCCGCTGGCATGTTGCCATCATTATCAGTGCAGGTGCTATCCTTTTTTTACGCTTTTTTCTTCGATCTGTCGCGGTTTTTCGACGGCAAAGTGTTCTGATACTTATCGGGGCACTCTTTCCCTGGGCGGGATGGCTTGTCTATATGTTGGATATTCTTCCCTCAGGTTTCGATCCCACTCCCTTTGCCCTTTTTCTTGCCTCCCTTTTTTTGGCCACTGCCCTTCTGCGGTATCGTCTTTTTGATGTCTCGCCGATTGCAAAAGAGCAGGTCTTCGAGAGCATTGATACCGGCGTACTTGTTTTGGACAGCGAGAAGCGGCTTGTAGACTATAATCATGCAGCGTATCTTGTTTTTCCTGCTTTAAAAAAAGAGATGAAGGGCGTACATGGTGAAGATCTTTTCAAGAACATAACATCGGGCAACCGCCTGTTCGAAGAATCGGATAGTGGGGATGTCTCTGTCGATATTCAGATTGCTTCCGATGACTCTTTACGGCACTATTGGGCTCGACGATCAAGTATACGGACACCAAAAGGGAGGGTACTCGGGAGTCTCATTCTTCTTGATGATATCACCAATCGGGTCAGACTGCTGGAAAAGATGGAAACACTTGCATCAAAAGATCCTCTGACCGGGATCAGTAACAGGCGCCATCTCTCCTCGTTTGGCGAGAAGGAGGTGATGCGTGCCTTTCATTACGGTACGAATCTTGCTTTAATCATGTTTGATCTCGATCTCTTTAAAAAGGTGAACGATACCTACGGCCATGACGTAGGTGATCAGCTTCTTATCCATATTGTAGAGATCGCCCGCGGACTTGTCCGTGAGGCCGACCTTTTGGGCCGTTATGGTGGAGAGGAATTCGTCATTCTGCTGCCCCAGACATCTCTGTCCGATGCTCAACTCATTGCCGAGAGAATTCGAAGCAGTATTGAAATTTCTCCCTTGGCACTGGAAAGTGGGACCTCTATTCCCATGACGGCAAGTTTCGGGGTTACCTCTTCCCTTGGAAGTTCCGATTTCAGTTTTGAATCTCTCTGTAAAAAGGCGGATGAGGCGCTCTACCGGGCCAAGGCGGAGGGGCGAAATCAGGTAGTAACCTTCTTGGAAACGGATAATGAATAA